In the Candidatus Paracaedimonas acanthamoebae genome, one interval contains:
- the ftsH gene encoding ATP-dependent zinc metalloprotease FtsH codes for MFQGEKESSHNKTLIFSEFLSNIEQGNVKDVVIKGDVVNGRLSDGRSFSTVVPNYPQLVEKLTEKGVAISVSPAEEGGSTFFQILISWFPMLLLIGVWIFFLRQMQSGNNRALGFGKSRARLLNEKSGRVMFSDVAGCQEAKEEVSEIVEYLKDPQKFQKLGGKIPKGVLLVGSPGTGKTLLARAIAGEANVPFFSISGSDFVEMFVGVGASRVRDLFEQGKKNAPCIIFIDEIDAVGRHRGAGLGGGNDEREQTLNQLLVEMDGFESNDGVILVAATNRPDVLDPALMRPGRFDRQVIVPLPDIIGREEVLKVHMAKVPLASDVDAKVLARGTPGFSGADLANLVNEAALNAARQNKRAVAMSDFEHAKDKVMMGPERRSMVMSDEEKKLTAYHEAGHAIVALHTTDSDPIHKATIIPRGRALGMVVRLPENDRVSMSRAKLLADLAVAMGGRIAEELIFGVEKVTTGASSDIRHATEIARRMVTEWGMSDVMGPLSYGEPAQEVFLGHSVTQHKNISDSTATQIDKEIRKIVENSYDRAQKILKDHIDHLHALAKGLLEYETLSGDEINSLLQGGKIEKPTPSSPEKPKKPRTSAPTRKPTTLSPEPSA; via the coding sequence ATGTTCCAAGGCGAGAAGGAATCATCTCATAATAAAACCCTTATATTTTCTGAATTCCTAAGTAATATTGAACAAGGAAACGTCAAAGACGTCGTGATTAAAGGCGATGTTGTTAATGGACGTTTATCCGATGGTCGTTCGTTCTCAACTGTTGTCCCTAATTATCCTCAACTAGTTGAAAAATTGACTGAAAAAGGTGTTGCAATTTCCGTTTCGCCTGCGGAAGAAGGCGGCTCGACCTTTTTCCAAATCTTAATTTCTTGGTTTCCTATGCTTCTTCTTATTGGTGTTTGGATTTTCTTCCTTCGTCAAATGCAATCAGGCAATAATCGAGCGCTTGGCTTTGGAAAGTCCCGGGCCCGCCTTTTGAATGAGAAATCAGGCCGCGTTATGTTTTCCGATGTAGCAGGATGCCAAGAAGCCAAGGAAGAAGTCTCAGAAATTGTTGAATATTTGAAAGACCCCCAAAAATTCCAAAAATTAGGGGGGAAAATTCCAAAGGGTGTCCTTCTCGTTGGTTCTCCCGGAACAGGTAAAACATTACTTGCACGAGCGATTGCAGGAGAAGCAAATGTTCCATTCTTCTCAATCTCAGGATCTGATTTCGTTGAAATGTTTGTCGGTGTGGGTGCCAGCCGTGTTCGCGATTTATTTGAACAAGGCAAAAAAAATGCCCCTTGCATTATCTTTATTGATGAAATCGATGCCGTCGGTCGCCATCGCGGCGCAGGTCTTGGCGGTGGCAACGATGAACGTGAGCAAACACTCAACCAATTACTCGTAGAAATGGATGGTTTCGAATCAAATGATGGCGTTATCTTGGTCGCGGCGACCAATAGGCCTGACGTCCTTGATCCTGCTCTGATGCGTCCAGGACGTTTTGATCGCCAAGTGATTGTTCCGTTACCAGATATTATTGGCCGTGAAGAAGTCCTCAAAGTTCATATGGCAAAAGTTCCTCTTGCCTCTGACGTCGATGCAAAAGTCCTTGCACGCGGAACACCTGGATTTTCTGGGGCAGACCTCGCGAATCTTGTCAATGAAGCCGCTCTAAATGCAGCTCGCCAAAACAAACGTGCCGTGGCGATGAGCGACTTTGAACATGCTAAAGATAAAGTCATGATGGGGCCAGAAAGACGTTCCATGGTGATGAGCGATGAAGAAAAGAAATTAACAGCTTATCATGAAGCGGGACACGCTATTGTTGCTCTCCATACGACTGACTCTGATCCTATTCATAAGGCAACAATCATTCCACGAGGTCGAGCCCTTGGTATGGTTGTTCGTCTACCTGAAAATGATCGGGTTTCTATGTCACGAGCCAAACTTTTGGCGGACCTTGCTGTGGCCATGGGAGGCCGTATTGCAGAAGAACTTATCTTTGGTGTGGAAAAAGTTACCACGGGCGCTTCATCAGATATTCGTCATGCCACCGAAATTGCACGACGGATGGTCACCGAATGGGGTATGAGTGACGTCATGGGACCTTTAAGTTATGGAGAACCTGCGCAAGAAGTATTTTTGGGGCACTCCGTTACTCAACATAAAAATATTTCTGACTCTACAGCAACTCAAATTGATAAAGAGATCCGCAAAATTGTTGAAAATTCTTATGACCGAGCGCAGAAAATCCTCAAGGATCATATTGATCATTTGCATGCTTTAGCAAAAGGTCTTTTAGAGTATGAGACTCTTTCTGGGGACGAAATTAATTCTCTCTTACAAGGCGGAAAAATTGAAAAGCCAACGCCAAGTTCACCAGAGAAACCCAAGAAACCTCGCACGTCTGCCCCGACACGTAAACCAACAACGCTTTCGCCAGAACCCTCTGCCTAA
- a CDS encoding NUDIX domain-containing protein, with amino-acid sequence MLEKNRFKIPVAPHLILLKGDQVLLHLRQNTGYADGMYSLVAGHLEGGESILQAMIREAREEANIEIDPTDLSVNCTMHRWSRSGEEYIYLYLICRRWKGQLRNREPEKCKELQFHPLDNLPSNLLPAVRRGIECALNEISYCEYGWEEK; translated from the coding sequence ATGCTCGAAAAAAACCGATTTAAAATCCCTGTTGCACCGCACTTAATACTTCTTAAAGGTGATCAAGTTTTGCTCCATCTGCGTCAAAATACCGGCTATGCGGATGGGATGTATAGTCTTGTAGCAGGGCATCTTGAAGGGGGAGAGTCTATATTGCAAGCCATGATTCGAGAAGCTCGAGAAGAAGCGAATATAGAAATCGACCCTACTGATCTAAGTGTAAATTGTACAATGCATCGTTGGTCGAGAAGTGGAGAAGAATATATTTATCTTTATTTAATTTGTCGTCGTTGGAAGGGGCAGCTACGTAATAGGGAACCTGAAAAATGTAAAGAATTACAATTCCATCCTTTAGATAACCTTCCTTCTAATCTTCTGCCGGCAGTGCGGAGGGGGATTGAATGTGCTTTAAATGAAATCTCTTATTGTGAGTATGGTTGGGAAGAAAAATGA